The DNA region TCAGCTATTTCGATCTTAGAGGAGGGCAACTTTAGATGGCTATTTCAGGCTATTGTTTATATAATGTTTAGTTAAAAATGATCGAAAACACGAAGGAATCCTCTTCATGAATAAAACACCAAACGATTCAAAAGAACTGTTTGCCCTCAATAAACCTAAAGGGTATCTGGTTACATGCTCGGATGATCTTGGGCGCAAAACCGTTTATGATCTTTTGCCTGAGTGGGCGTTTAGCGAGGGTTGGATGCCCATCGGACGGCTTGATCTGGAATCGAAGGGGCTTTTACTCTTTACGACCAACAACAAAATCAACCATGCATTGACCACACCTCAAAACTGCATCAAGGTCTATGAGATTTGGGTCAGAGGTCATGTGAGCGACGAGCATATCGCAGAGGCGTTAAAAGGGGTACAAAGCCCACATGGACTGCTCAAAGCGCTCGAAGTCGAAAAAGTGGGCACTGGTGGCGCTAAAACAAAACTTAGGGTCAAAATTGACGAGGGGAAAAATAGGCATATCCGAAGGCTTTTTGGAGCGCTGAAAGATTCAAAATTTGGCACACCTTTAAAAGTTTTAGAGCTAAAACGTGTCAGCATTGGGAGTTTCAACCTCGACATCAAAAGCGCTGAGTGGCGTTTTCTCTCCGTTGAAGAGGAAAAAATGCTTATTACAAACCTTTACATGTAACCTTTTTTAGAATTAAAATACAATGGAAGTTTAAAATGAAAAAAATAGTATTGCTACTGCTGATAAGCCTCGAGATATTTGCTGGCTCACCCATGTGCGACTCGGGAAATGTAACGAAACTCTTAAGCGATGACATGACAGGGAATCGTCATCAACGGTTTATCGTCAAATTGTCATCAGGAAAAACGCTACTCGTTGCTCACAATATTGATATAGCGCCGAAAGTATCTTCGCTTACCGAAGGTAGTTTTATAAAATTTTGTGGCGAATATGAAAGTAATGCCAAAGGTGGCGTAGTGCATTGGACACATCACGATCCACACAATCGTCATGTGAATGGTTGGATAGAATACAACGGACACAAATATGAGTAGTCAAAACTAAACGCTTAACGTTTTACATGTAAAGATTGAACGACTCAAAAATCTTTACATGTAAAGATAAAAATAGCTTTCTCCACCCACCCTTATTTTCCAAAATCACACTCAATATTTTATTTTAATACAGCATAAAAGGATTAAAATACAGCTATGTCAAAAGATAGAAAGGATTTTTCATGAATGACAACATTGCGATGTACTTTGCGAAGCTTTTAGCCGAGGTAGGCATCAAACGCATATGGGGA from Sulfurospirillum diekertiae includes:
- a CDS encoding pseudouridine synthase — its product is MNKTPNDSKELFALNKPKGYLVTCSDDLGRKTVYDLLPEWAFSEGWMPIGRLDLESKGLLLFTTNNKINHALTTPQNCIKVYEIWVRGHVSDEHIAEALKGVQSPHGLLKALEVEKVGTGGAKTKLRVKIDEGKNRHIRRLFGALKDSKFGTPLKVLELKRVSIGSFNLDIKSAEWRFLSVEEEKMLITNLYM
- a CDS encoding DUF3465 domain-containing protein — translated: MCDSGNVTKLLSDDMTGNRHQRFIVKLSSGKTLLVAHNIDIAPKVSSLTEGSFIKFCGEYESNAKGGVVHWTHHDPHNRHVNGWIEYNGHKYE